The following proteins are encoded in a genomic region of Aquella oligotrophica:
- the lipA gene encoding lipoyl synthase — MSEENTQGIKLRDEKKLARIPIKVVPLTEPLKKPEWIKVKLPTGENFNRVKNLLREHKLHTVCEEASCPNIGECFNKGTATFMIMGDICTRRCPFCDVGHGRPNPLNPDEPKELARSVDILKLKYVVVTSVDRDDLRDGGAQHFVDCINAIREVRPQTKIETLVPDFRGRLDKALDILTANPPDVLNHNLETVPRLYKAQRPGSDLQHSLNLLKEFKARCPDVPTKSGIMVGLGETKEEIKDLMVLMREHNIEMITIGQYLQPSKHHSPVLRYVTPDEFKELEDFAYQIGFKHAAVGALVRSSYHADEQAHSAGVEY; from the coding sequence ATGAGTGAAGAAAATACTCAGGGAATCAAGCTACGCGACGAGAAAAAGTTAGCCCGAATTCCAATCAAGGTAGTTCCTCTTACCGAACCATTAAAAAAACCGGAATGGATCAAGGTAAAACTACCAACTGGAGAAAATTTTAACAGAGTAAAAAATCTTCTAAGAGAACATAAACTACATACGGTTTGCGAAGAAGCTAGTTGTCCAAATATCGGCGAATGTTTTAATAAAGGTACTGCTACCTTTATGATTATGGGTGATATTTGTACTCGGCGTTGTCCGTTTTGTGATGTCGGGCATGGTAGACCAAACCCGTTGAATCCGGATGAGCCAAAAGAATTAGCCCGCTCGGTGGATATTTTGAAACTTAAATATGTAGTTGTGACTAGTGTTGATCGCGATGATTTACGTGATGGTGGCGCACAGCATTTTGTTGATTGTATCAATGCTATCCGTGAAGTACGTCCACAGACCAAGATTGAAACTCTTGTCCCTGATTTCCGTGGTCGTTTGGATAAGGCATTAGATATTTTAACGGCCAATCCACCAGATGTTTTAAATCACAATCTAGAAACTGTGCCACGCTTATATAAAGCACAACGTCCAGGATCTGATCTTCAGCATTCCTTAAATCTACTTAAAGAATTTAAGGCTCGTTGTCCAGATGTCCCAACAAAATCTGGAATCATGGTTGGCTTAGGTGAAACTAAAGAAGAAATCAAAGACTTAATGGTATTAATGCGCGAGCATAATATTGAGATGATAACTATTGGGCAATATTTGCAACCATCCAAACATCATTCGCCTGTTTTACGATATGTAACTCCAGATGAATTTAAAGAATTGGAAGATTTTGCTTATCAAATCGGCTTTAAACATGCTGCAGTTGGTGCTCTGGTTCGTTCGAGCTATCATGCGGATGAGCAAGCGCATAGCGCTGGAGTTGAATACTAG